A genomic stretch from Kribbella amoyensis includes:
- a CDS encoding response regulator receiver protein yields MARAEREALGALGLDAGSTTFRLDADRLREQLDAVRGPVDALTAALAAVTARLDEVEAAAVASVETANAQVAEAERARVAAEEAREQAVQRARASAATAERAAKERTEAVERATAAARQAMEATESLGAARQQAEDAVTARRAAEAYAAKEAERSAGLDRQLKELAVATERAQVERDTARATSAEYRAETESLRVDLAAERDASRTAESARTQAVAALEAADEAARHQKLSHEAELQAERATRHEADRATETLRADLETVSAQLAEVTARAEAEAAKAAASAAELAGLRAGQPAARLHPEDLEILLRALASRPA; encoded by the coding sequence ATGGCGCGGGCGGAACGAGAAGCTCTGGGCGCCCTGGGCCTGGACGCCGGCAGCACGACCTTCCGCCTGGACGCCGACCGTCTCCGCGAGCAACTGGACGCGGTACGGGGGCCGGTGGACGCGCTGACCGCCGCGTTGGCGGCCGTGACTGCCCGGCTGGATGAGGTGGAAGCGGCAGCCGTCGCGTCGGTGGAGACCGCGAACGCGCAGGTCGCCGAAGCCGAGCGCGCGAGGGTCGCGGCCGAGGAAGCGCGGGAGCAGGCGGTCCAGCGGGCTCGGGCGAGTGCGGCGACGGCTGAACGGGCCGCGAAGGAGCGGACCGAGGCCGTCGAGCGGGCGACCGCCGCGGCTCGGCAGGCGATGGAGGCCACCGAGTCGCTGGGGGCGGCGCGGCAACAGGCCGAGGACGCGGTGACTGCCCGCCGAGCGGCCGAGGCGTACGCCGCGAAGGAGGCCGAGCGGTCTGCCGGCCTGGACCGTCAGCTCAAGGAACTGGCCGTCGCCACCGAACGCGCCCAGGTCGAGCGGGACACAGCACGCGCCACGTCAGCCGAGTACCGAGCCGAGACCGAATCGCTGCGCGTGGACCTGGCGGCGGAGCGCGACGCGAGCCGGACCGCGGAGTCCGCGCGTACTCAGGCAGTGGCCGCCCTGGAAGCCGCCGACGAGGCGGCCCGCCACCAGAAGCTCTCCCACGAGGCCGAGCTCCAAGCCGAACGCGCGACCCGGCACGAGGCCGATCGAGCGACCGAGACCCTGCGCGCCGACCTGGAAACCGTCAGCGCACAACTGGCCGAAGTCACCGCCCGCGCCGAGGCCGAAGCCGCGAAAGCCGCAGCCTCGGCGGCCGAGTTGGCGGGCCTCCGAGCCGGCCAACCGGCCGCTCGTCTCCACCCCGAGGACCTCGAAATCCTCCTGCGGGCCCTCGCCTCCCGGCCCGCCTGA